The Corynebacterium freiburgense region TGCCATACACCGGAAGACCATCCGCAATAGCTTGCCGTAACGGGTCCAGCATTCCCCCAAGCTCCAACAACTTCGACATTGTTGTAGACTCCCCACCAGGCAAAATAATACCCTGTAGGCCATCAAGATGCGCTATCCTACGCACCTGACGATGCGCAACCCCAAGGCGATCAAGCATAAGTTCATGCTCCCGCACACCACCCTGGACAGACAAAATACCGATCACAGTGATACGACTCGCTGTTCTATTACTCAGATTATTTAGTGACAGTTTCTTAAATACCCGCCATAGGTATGGCTTTAGTGCCGGGCTTTAGCGTACGCGCCAAACCTTCCTGAGTAACAACCGCCACCAAATTCCCCTGTCGATCAAAAATTCGACCATGGGTGAGTGCTCGCCCATTCGCCGCCGATGGCGACACCTGGTCATACAACAACCACTCATCCGCCCTAAAAGGCCGCAAAAACCACATCGCATGATCCAACGACGCCTCCTGCACCTGCGCATCCGGATGCGGCACCCACGCCGACTGCAACAATGTCATATCGGACATATATGCCAATGTGCAGACGTGGAATGTGTCATCATCCGGTAACACTTCCTTCGAACGAAACCACACCACCTGCTGACTTGGCGTAAACGGATTATGCTGAAACTGGTCGCTAGGAACCATGCGGATATCCCACTCACACCATTCATCAAGCAACGCTTTCATCGTGTGCCGCATATTGTCGACGTCCATTACAATATCCTCCGGATCAGGCACATCACGCATTTTGTCTGAATGCTCCACACCTTGATCCCCACGACGATGAAAACTCGCCTGCATCACAAAAATCGTTTCACCATCCTGCATCGCCTTCACCTGGCGAGAGCAGAAACTCCTGCCATCCCGAAGACGATCCACCAAATAAATAGTCTGGTTTTTTGACTTCCCTGGCGCCACAAAATACGCGTGAAGCGAATGCACATCGTACGCATCATCCACCGTAGCTGTTGCCGCAACCAGCGCCTGCGCAGCCACCTGCCCACCAAAAGTTCGCTGTAACGACGTCTCAACAGTAGGCCCGCGAAAAATATCACGGTCGATGCGCTCAACATTCAACATTGTTTTAATCCGCGACATGGCTAACTGCCTGCACTCCTCACATCGATACCTGGCCAAACGAATCTAAGGGTACTCGCCTCCATCTTGCTAGTTTACTCTGGGTTCCATTCTGGCTGCTGCAGGTAGCTAAACATGAAGGAACTAGGTGAGTAACAGCATGTGGGCGTTTTGAGGGTGACCATCGCCATTTACTTTTCACCTGCGTGCTCCACCGCCTTCTCCTTATAGGTGTATTCCCGTGCTGCCATAACCAAGCCTCGCTATATGACTGGTTGCACAGAGGCTGCAGTTACTGCGAACAAAAAGGGGTCTTATTCAGCCAAGGTCGCCCACCTATTCGAAACAAAACTATCCCCGTTGAGGTTACCCCTGAGTTGTGGACACCGAATTTGTACGGATGTTGTGTCTGTAGGAGAGGATGTTCATTATGAGTCAGCAATAACATCGGAGATATACTCCGGAGTATCGGGTAGAGGCTGCTCGATTGGTAATTGAGTCTGATCGGCCGATTGCTAGGGTCGCTGCAGAGCTTGGTGTTAGTGCTGGGCTGCTGAGCAAATGGGTCAAACAGGAACGGCAACGACAAGGCAGTCAGGACGGTATGAGCGAAGCTGATCTTGGTTCTGAGAATGCTCGCTTGCGTCGTGAACTTGCCGAAGCCCGTTGAGATAACGAGTTCTTGTCAAAAGCCACAGCCTTCTTCGCTGAGAGGCAACGAGAGAGGAAAAGTTCCAACTAATGCAGCAGGAGAAGGCAAATTTTCAGCATTAAACATATGAGGGCTATGGGCATTGAGGGGATCTCGCCGCGTGCGTTCGTACCGGTGAATGTTGGCTATACCTGTGTGCGGTGCGTGATGGTCATTCCCGCCGTGTGATTGGTTGGGCAATGGATGATACCCAGTCCACCAACCTGGTAGAACGAGCACTACGGATGGCGTACACGTTACGCGGTGAGGTTCCTAAGGGGCTGGTATTCCACGCTGATCGTGGAACGCAGTACACCAGTGACCAGATATGGCGAGTCTGTCAGGATCTGGGGATTGCCCAATCCGTGGGGCGTACTAGCGTCTGCTTCGATAACGCCATGTCAGAGCCATTCTGGTCAACGTTGAAGACCGAATTCTATGATCGAAAGAAGTGGCCCACACGCAATCAAGCACACAAGGCTGTCGCACAATGGATCGAAGTAGTCTACAACCAGCGCCGCATACACTCCTCACTCGGAATGCAAACACCCGTGACCTTCGAAAATTCCATCATCAGAGATCCCACCAAGTCAGACCCAATTACCCCAAAACCGCTTAACCAACCGTCCACAATTTGCGGACAACCCCACCCGTTCCTTCAAATGGTGTGGATCACTTGTCGGCCTTGCCCCATAAAACTTACTGCTCCAGTAGTTGGCATCCACAATCCACAAAGTGTTTCAATAAGCGTTGATTTACCTGCACCGTTAGGCCCCAGCAACGCAATTTTTTCACCCGGCTTCACCGAGAATGAAACTCCATCAAGTGCAACCTTCTCCCCAAAAGACATCCCGACATCATCACAATTCAACAAAGGTTTATCATCAACAATATTATTCTGAACCATTATTCCTCCAATTAATAAAATTAAGTGGGAAGTTATCAAGCATTCCCATCAAAGATAACACAGAAAAAGATCACCAAATGTAACGAAGTAATCAAAACAATGTAGAATCGCTCTTAATACCGCGAAACACTCTATCCGATCAATATCTAGTTGAAAATGTGAATTATCGGCGTACACATCGATAAAAGCAAAAACAAATGCGATAAATTTCTCTTGATCAATAATCTCTAAAATACGAAGTTCAAGCAGTTCACCCAACAACCATCCAATATCCATTTCTGGATAACTAATGCCAATTTCTGGATCTGCCGGAATTACCGCGAGCTTTTTCCATTTAAATAAATGTTACCCATACTAAAATTACCATGGACAGCGATTGCACTATTGAGATCTAAATTGTAAAGTTTTTGCAAATCCCAACAATATCGAGCTTCAATAGATTTAATAAATTTTTGAGCATAGCTCGAAAAAGGAAGCATGCTTACAATTATTAGTTCCATCACTAAAATAATTTAAAAGCCTTCGTAGCGGTAGCGGCGAACAATTATTAGGTGGATAATTCACACAATCTTCGTGATAAAAAGCTAAGCTGCTCGATAATTCTTTCAGGTAGATCATCGTAATTTTGATACTGTCATAAAGCCCCAAACTAGGTGGACAGTGATGCTTGTAACCTTAAGGATTCAACTAAAAGCGTCAGTACTTGAATATTTTCACTGGTTACTATGCTAGCGTCAGCAGTGCGAGCCCTGTACTTGTGTTTGCTTGTTTTCATACCTCAACGAAATACATGGCAGACCTCGCTTCTACTAGCTTCCAGGGGAACACAAAGAATGCAGCCTACACACATTCCCCAGCAGCTGAATAAGCTTCCAAATAGTTGGTCTTGGTTTCATTAAGTGTTGATGGCATCAAAAAGGAGCGCCGACATTGCACGGTAGCGCTCCTGAATGCAAAAGTGGTTTACCAGCCGCGTTCGGCGAGGCGGTGTGGTACTGGGATTTCATCAACGTTGATGCCTACCATGGCTTCCCCAAGGCCACGAGAAACTTGAGCGATTGTCGCAGGGTCGTCAAAATTTTGTGTTGCCTGAACAATAGCCTTTGCGCGCTGCGCAGGATTACCAGACTTGAAAATGCCGGAGCCTACGAATACACCTTCGGCGCCTAGTTGCATCATCATGGCGGCGTCTGCGGGGGTTGCGATGCCGCCAGCGGTGAAAAGCACTACGGGCAGTTTGCCGGATTGTGCTACTTCGCGCACGAGTTCGTATGGGGCTTGCATTTCTTTGGCGGCGACATAGAGTTCATCTTCTGCCATGGATTTGAGTTTGTTGATTTCGCTGCGGATGGCGCGCATGTGGGTGATGGCGTTGGATACATCACCGGTTCCGGCTTCGCCTTTGGAGCGAATCATGGCGGCACCTTCGTTGATGCGGCGTAGGGCTTCGCCTAGGTTAGTGGCACCGCAGACGAATGGGACGTCGAAAGCAAATTTGTCGATGTGGTTGCGGTAGTCGGCTGGGGTGAGTACCTCTGATTCGTCAATAAAGTCTACGCCGAGGGATTGCAACACCTGTGCCTCGACAAAGTGACCAATGCGAGCTTTTGCCATGACGGGGATAGATACGGCGTTAATGATCCCTTCGATCATGTCAGGGTCGGACATGCGGGAGACACCACCCTGTGCGCGGATGTCAGCGGGGACGCGTTCCAGGGCCATGACTGCGGTGGCACCAGCATCCTCAGCAATTTTTGCCTGCTCAGGGGTGACGACGTCCATAATGACGCCACCTTTGAGCATTTCAGCCAAGCCGCGCTTAACGCGTGCAGAACCAACAATAGGGGTGTCGTTACTCACAGTGTTCCTCAGTTTCTTTATAGACGCCTATGTAACTCTCAACCATGATAAACCGGGTACGTCAATCACGAGAAGCAGCCCCCAAGTATTTGATCGAAAAATTATTCAATTATGGCGTGGGAAATTCGAAGAACTCCGGCAGACGCGCAGTACCACCCAAACAAAATAGTCGAACAAGAGGGCGAACTCTTAGGGCACGCGTATCGGCCACGGCGTCATTATAAAACCTATGTGCAAGCTGTACCCGAGCCGCAGCATCAACGACAGCCGCAGGCGGCTCCCCACCCCAGTCTGAAATTACTTTTGAAACTTCAAGTTCATAAGCGGCACGCTGTTCGAATTGTTCAGGCAGCAGCGGCACCGCTTCCGCAGCAGCACTTATCGACGCCGCCTCTGGTTTAAGCGCGCCTACCAATGCTGCCCGTCGATCCAGCGCAGCCTGCAAAGATTGTCGCGCATTATCGGTACGTATATGCAATCGATTTAATCGCTGTGCGGTATGAAACGCCCAAGCAATAACGAGTGTTACTACAGCTACTAAGACGAGCCAAAGCCAGAACAAAGGCGCACCTTCCCTCCGCTGACCGTTTCATAGACCCGCATTACATCATGTGCCACACTATCCCAATCAAACTTTTGCGCCAATTGCTTTCCGGCTTGAGATAGCTCTTTGCGGCGATCTGGATGTGCAATCAAATCCCGCAATTGTATGGCCAACGCTTCACTATCTCCCGTCGGGAAAAATACGGCCGCCCCTTCAGCGACAGCGAGGAACGCTTCTAAATCGCTGGCCACAACCGCGCATCCAGCAGCCATGGCTTCTACAAGAACAATCCCGAAACTTTCACCACCAAGATTTGGCGCTACATAGATATCCGCACGCTGTAAAATTTCTGCTTTTTCCTTATCAGAAACCTTTCCCACAAAATCCACGTTCGGATGTGATTTCGGCACACCCCCACCGATGACCGTGCACCTATATTCCGTATCAAGGGAATCCAAAGCACGTAAAAGCACTGAAAGACCTTTTCGAGGTTCATCTATGCGGCCTAAAAATACAATTTCTGGAACGCGGTTTTCTACGTTATGTCGAGTGCGAAAACGTGCAGTATCAACGCCATTTGGAATGAGCACTGGATCTCCGCCAAGCTGTTCCACCTGCCAGCGGCGCGCCATTTCCGAAACCGCGATTCCTCCCCGGATTTTCTCCAGCCATGGCCGAAGCACAATAGTGCTCATTTTTAGCGCCCAGGAACGATTACTCGAGGCATGATAAGTGGCGACAATAGGCCCCTCAGCTAGTCGCAAAGCCGACATAGAAAAACTTGGTGAATTCGGTTCATGGATATGCAATACATCGAAATCACCAGCAACAATAAAGTCTTTGATTTTTCGCCGTACCCTAGGGCCAAACGCAATCCGGGCAATAGATCCGTTATATGGGATTGGAATTGACCTGCCACCACGAACCACGAAATCGGGCACATCAGTATTCGGTCCGCATGGACCTAAAACCTGTACGCTATGCCCTTGGGCAATAAAATGCTCAGCCAGGTCAAGTATATGTGCTTGAACTCCGCCAGGTTCATCAAAGGAGTAGGGGCAAATCATGCCAATTTTCATGTACTCCTCCAAATTGGTTGAAGCACATGCCAATCCTCAGGGTGCGCCGAAATTCCCTCTTCGAAACGCCACGCTATGCGCTGCACTAAATCTTCGACTCGGTCACCGCAAACTTCCGGTGAAATAGTAAATCCCCAGCCTTGAGGTGTAAAAAAACAATGAGCAACGTGTAACGACGCCCCCGTCTCCAATGCTAGTGCAGCAGGCCCGGCAGGCATGGTTGTGGATTCGGAAAAAAACTCAACTGGGATGCCCGTTCCACGAATATCGCGTTCCCCCAGAAGGGCAACGATTCCTCCATCGCGTAATACCAAAGCCAATTGCTCATATGGGCGTATTTCATCACCGCGATCTGGTAAAACCCGAAAACCTAACGATTCCCGAAACTGAACAAAAGCTTGAAATAATGATTCGGGGCGAAGCCGCTCCGCCACGGTAGTAAACGTGCCAAAATCACTGGCCAACCAAAGCCCAGCCATATCCCAGTTCCCGGAATGCGGAAGCACTAGGATAACTCCTCGACCAGATTCTAAAGCTTTTTCAATGTGTTCTCGCCCCGTCACTGAAGCCCGAAGCTCCGCAAGTAATTCCGGAGATACCATCGATGAAAGCCGAAATGCTTCCCGCCAATATCGGGCATAGGATCTCATTGCTTTACGAACAAGTGCTCGCGTCACATTCTCTGCACCCACAACCCGAATAAGATTATTGCGTAAGTTATCTAGCCCACGACCTTGATCTGATACGTAATCCGCCCCAAAATCGAAGAGCCTGATCGCCCAAGATTCAGGCAAGATCCGCACAAACCGCCAACCGGCAAAATATCCGAAAGCACTCAGGTTACCCATTACGATAACGTCTCCTTGCAGCCTACTGGCGGATCCGCCAATGCTTGTGCATAAGGCGAACGGCTAGCTTGAATAAGCCGCTGAGCAATAGTAAATACCGAACCAAAAGCGAGGATCCATAGTGCAATATCAATTGCATATGGCACACCAAGACCGGTAAGACCGATACCACCAAGGCCTAGAATTAATCGCTCGGGGCGTTCAATAAGACCGCCAATCATAGTGAAACCACTGGCCTCACCACGTGCCTTGACATAGGAAATTACTTGCGAAGCGACCAGTACAACAAATGACGCAATAATCGTCGGGGTTGGCGCGTGATAGCTGAAAATTAACCACCATGTAATAGCTGCAAACAGTGCGCCATCAGTAATGCGATCGCAAGTGGCGTCGAGAGTCGCCCCGAATTTTGTGCCACCGCCGCGCATTCGCGCCATAGTGCCATCGATAAGATCCATTGCAGCAAATACTCCTGAAAGTACCGCCGCAAGAAATAGATGGCCGGAAGGAATCAGGCACACGGCAAGCCCGATAGTAATAACGGCAGAAACCACCGTGACTACATTCGGCCCTACACCTAGCGAGAGCAGCATTTTTGCTATAGGTTCGACAACAACAGCCGCTGGTCGACGGCCGTGCACACTGAGCATTGCTACCTTCCTACTCCCCAGCTACCTACCTGCCATCAACAACAGTAAATAGCCTACAAAGTAACTGTTCCTGGAGCATCTTCCAATTCACTCCAAGCTTGGGCAAGAAGTGACCGAGTATCTTTAAGCACCTGGGGCAACACCTTCACACCATCGATAATGGTCATGAAATTAGAATCACCGTTCCAGCGGGGAACCACATGCATATGCAGGTGATCCCCCACTGAACCGCCAGAAGAACGACCAAGATTAAAACCAAGATTAATGGCGTGCGGTTGCGAAACGTGTTTTAATGCCCGAATCGCACTTTGACCAAAAGCCATAAGCTCAGCCATTTCATCACAGCTCAGATCTTCAAAATCGGCTACCTTACGAAACGGCACCACAAGCATATGGCCCGCATTGTATGGAAAAAGATTCAGCACACAGTAAACTAATTCGCCCCGCGCCACGATCAACCCATCGTGGTCACTCATTTTGGGAACCTCTAGAAAAGGATCACGCTCAATGCCCTCTTCTTTCTCCACGCCTTTAGCAATGTAATGCATACGGTATGGAGCCCATAGCCGCTCAAGCCTATCGGGAGTTCCCAAACCTTGATCTACAAAATCACTGTTTTGTTGCAAAAGTTTCCTCGCTTGGCTGATCATTACGCCGCTGCCGTACCCAAGATTCGATAAGGTCAATAGCTTCCGCGACCGGAACACCATTGATCTGGGAACCATCAAGGAATCTGAAACTCACAGCCCCAGCTTCAACATCACGGGCACCCGCAAGAAGCATAAATGGAACTTTGCTTGTGGTGTGGTTGCGAATCTTCTTCTGCATGCGATCATCGGAAGTATCAACCTCAGCCCGCAAACCGCGGGCACGAAGTTCACCACACACATTTTCAAGGTGAGGAACAAAGCTATCCGCCACCGGAATACCAACCACTTGATGTGGCGCCAGCCAGGCTGGAAATGCGCCAGCATAGTGCTCTAAAAGCACACCAAAGAATCGCTCAATCGAACCGAAAAGTGCGCGGTGAATCATAATCGGACGTTTCTTGGAACCATCAGAAGCGGTGTATTCCAGATTGAAACGTTCCGGCAAATTAAAGTCGAGCTGCACTGTTGACATTTGCCAAGTACGCCCAATAGCGTCGCGGGCTTGCACAGAAATCTTCGGACCATAAAAAGCCGCGCCACCTGGATCAGGCACAAGCTCCAAACCGGAAGCATCCGCGACTCGCTGCAGAATATTGGTGGAGCGTTCCCAGATCTCATCACTACCCACAAACTTCTTTGGATCCTTTGTGGAAAGCTCAAGGTAGAAATCATCAAGACCATAGTCCCGGAGCAGGGAAATAATAAAATCTAGAACACTGGTCAGTTCTTCTTCTAGCTGGTCTTCCGTGCAATAGATATGCGCATCATCCTGGGTAAAACCACGAGCGCGGGTAAGACCGTGAATCACTCCGGATTTTTCATAGCGGTACACTGTGCCAAACTCGAACATACGCAGCGGCAATTCTCGGTAGGAACGCCCCCGGGACGCAAAGATCAAATTGTGCATCGGACAGTTCATAGGCTTTGCATAATAATCCTGCGCCTGCTTGGTCACATTGCCGTCTGCATCGGTTTCCCCATCCAGTTGCATTGGTGGAAACATGCCATCCGCATAGAAATCCAGGTGACCCGATTTTTGGAAAAGATCACCCTTAGTA contains the following coding sequences:
- the pdxS gene encoding pyridoxal 5'-phosphate synthase lyase subunit PdxS, coding for MLKGGVIMDVVTPEQAKIAEDAGATAVMALERVPADIRAQGGVSRMSDPDMIEGIINAVSIPVMAKARIGHFVEAQVLQSLGVDFIDESEVLTPADYRNHIDKFAFDVPFVCGATNLGEALRRINEGAAMIRSKGEAGTGDVSNAITHMRAIRSEINKLKSMAEDELYVAAKEMQAPYELVREVAQSGKLPVVLFTAGGIATPADAAMMMQLGAEGVFVGSGIFKSGNPAQRAKAIVQATQNFDDPATIAQVSRGLGEAMVGINVDEIPVPHRLAERGW
- a CDS encoding ATP-binding cassette domain-containing protein — translated: MVQNNIVDDKPLLNCDDVGMSFGEKVALDGVSFSVKPGEKIALLGPNGAGKSTLIETLCGLWMPTTGAVSFMGQGRQVIHTI
- a CDS encoding phosphatidylinositol mannoside acyltransferase, with translation MGNLSAFGYFAGWRFVRILPESWAIRLFDFGADYVSDQGRGLDNLRNNLIRVVGAENVTRALVRKAMRSYARYWREAFRLSSMVSPELLAELRASVTGREHIEKALESGRGVILVLPHSGNWDMAGLWLASDFGTFTTVAERLRPESLFQAFVQFRESLGFRVLPDRGDEIRPYEQLALVLRDGGIVALLGERDIRGTGIPVEFFSESTTMPAGPAALALETGASLHVAHCFFTPQGWGFTISPEVCGDRVEDLVQRIAWRFEEGISAHPEDWHVLQPIWRST
- a CDS encoding HIT family protein, which produces MISQARKLLQQNSDFVDQGLGTPDRLERLWAPYRMHYIAKGVEKEEGIERDPFLEVPKMSDHDGLIVARGELVYCVLNLFPYNAGHMLVVPFRKVADFEDLSCDEMAELMAFGQSAIRALKHVSQPHAINLGFNLGRSSGGSVGDHLHMHVVPRWNGDSNFMTIIDGVKVLPQVLKDTRSLLAQAWSELEDAPGTVTL
- the thrS gene encoding threonine--tRNA ligase; its protein translation is MRDLELPNKGPEAIVCVRDPQGELKDLSFVPTVDMEFTPVAANTEDGRGVIRHSTTHVLAQAVQAEFPGTKLGIGPAIENGFYYDFDVAEPFTPEDLKRIEKRMKKIIKSGQKFERRVYESVDAARAALSEEPYKLELIEDKGNVSPDSEEATEVGAGELTGYYNVNPRTGDIEWYDLCRGPHVPTTRYIPAFALTRSSAAYWRGDQANAGLQRIYGTAWESKEALETYQTMLAEAERRDHRRLGAELDLFSFPDEIGSGFPVFHPDGGIVRLEMEEHSRRRHIAAGYSFVNTPHITKGDLFQKSGHLDFYADGMFPPMQLDGETDADGNVTKQAQDYYAKPMNCPMHNLIFASRGRSYRELPLRMFEFGTVYRYEKSGVIHGLTRARGFTQDDAHIYCTEDQLEEELTSVLDFIISLLRDYGLDDFYLELSTKDPKKFVGSDEIWERSTNILQRVADASGLELVPDPGGAAFYGPKISVQARDAIGRTWQMSTVQLDFNLPERFNLEYTASDGSKKRPIMIHRALFGSIERFFGVLLEHYAGAFPAWLAPHQVVGIPVADSFVPHLENVCGELRARGLRAEVDTSDDRMQKKIRNHTTSKVPFMLLAGARDVEAGAVSFRFLDGSQINGVPVAEAIDLIESWVRQRRNDQPSEETFATKQ
- a CDS encoding acyl-CoA thioesterase; amino-acid sequence: MSRIKTMLNVERIDRDIFRGPTVETSLQRTFGGQVAAQALVAATATVDDAYDVHSLHAYFVAPGKSKNQTIYLVDRLRDGRSFCSRQVKAMQDGETIFVMQASFHRRGDQGVEHSDKMRDVPDPEDIVMDVDNMRHTMKALLDEWCEWDIRMVPSDQFQHNPFTPSQQVVWFRSKEVLPDDDTFHVCTLAYMSDMTLLQSAWVPHPDAQVQEASLDHAMWFLRPFRADEWLLYDQVSPSAANGRALTHGRIFDRQGNLVAVVTQEGLARTLKPGTKAIPMAGI
- the pgsA gene encoding phosphatidylinositol phosphate synthase; translated protein: MLSVHGRRPAAVVVEPIAKMLLSLGVGPNVVTVVSAVITIGLAVCLIPSGHLFLAAVLSGVFAAMDLIDGTMARMRGGGTKFGATLDATCDRITDGALFAAITWWLIFSYHAPTPTIIASFVVLVASQVISYVKARGEASGFTMIGGLIERPERLILGLGGIGLTGLGVPYAIDIALWILAFGSVFTIAQRLIQASRSPYAQALADPPVGCKETLS
- a CDS encoding transposase, whose translation is MVIESDRPIARVAAELGVSAGLLSKWVKQERQRQGSQDGMSEADLGSENARLRRELAEAR
- a CDS encoding glycosyltransferase family 4 protein; its protein translation is MKIGMICPYSFDEPGGVQAHILDLAEHFIAQGHSVQVLGPCGPNTDVPDFVVRGGRSIPIPYNGSIARIAFGPRVRRKIKDFIVAGDFDVLHIHEPNSPSFSMSALRLAEGPIVATYHASSNRSWALKMSTIVLRPWLEKIRGGIAVSEMARRWQVEQLGGDPVLIPNGVDTARFRTRHNVENRVPEIVFLGRIDEPRKGLSVLLRALDSLDTEYRCTVIGGGVPKSHPNVDFVGKVSDKEKAEILQRADIYVAPNLGGESFGIVLVEAMAAGCAVVASDLEAFLAVAEGAAVFFPTGDSEALAIQLRDLIAHPDRRKELSQAGKQLAQKFDWDSVAHDVMRVYETVSGGKVRLCSGFGSS